CATTTATTTTCGGACCGTCTGTTCGCCGAGTTCTTCAACGAATTCCTCCGGCAGCCGGTAAGCGTCGTCGCGTCGTCGCTTGTCGCGGCTTGGATGTCGCTGGTCGCGGCTTGGATGTCGCTCCGAGCGCCTCAGAGAAGCCCGTATCCCGTCCTGCAGGCTTTTCCCGAAGCCGTGAGGTTCGACCAGGAGACCGGGGCGTTCGAGGTCGTGACCGGCGCCGAGGACACCCTGCAGCGACAGATCCGCGCCGCGACCCCCGGGCCGCACAACAGCTACACCGTGGAGGTGAGAGGAAGGAAGCGGACTGGCAGTCCGTGTCCCCACTGTCCCCAGACACCTCTCACCGAGGGGGTGACAGGCTCCCGGCACCCACCGCAGACCCCCGGGCCGCACAACAGCTACACCGTGGCGATGAGAGGGAGGAAATGGACTGGCAGTCCGTGTCCCCACTGTCCCCAGACACctctcaccgagggtgatggttaaaagcacttTATTCATCCTGAAGGAAATGacttctctgcatttaaacgtcacccttggtgagcagtgggcaccatgacaggcgccaggcgCCCACCACAGACCCCCAGCCTGCACAACAGTTACACCGTGGCGATGAGAGGGAGGAAGTGGACTGGCAGTCCGTGTCCCCACTGTCCCCAGACACCTCTCACCGAGGGGGTGACAGGCCCCCGGCACCCACCGCAGACCCCCAGCCTGCACAACAGTTACACCGTGGCGATGAGAGGGAGGAAGTGGACTGGCAGTCCTTGTCCCCACTGTCCCCAGACACctctcaccgagggtgatggttaaaagcacttTATTCATCCCGAAGGAAATAACCtttatgcttttaaccatctcccttggtgagcagtgggcaccatgacaggcgcccggggagcagtgtgtggggacggcagcaccttggtggatcgggattcgaaccggcatccttctgattacggttgCCTGTATCTGATTGGCCGAACCGATTGCAACGTCATTACACAAGAGAGGCCAGATACACCAAATCTTCGTCTCCTCGGCCTGGTTTTGCGAAATCTGCTTTAGACGtttttcctttactttactttactttacttggtagacgcttttatccaaagcgacttacaagaggacaccagcaactctcattcggtttccatagactgtgagttacaaaactaagagccctgttAAGGCCTGAAGAAcctgctagggaattgttaagtgctagacgagaattagtatttttttttgttctgtgcagtgtgtgtgtgcatgtgcgtgtgttagtgttcgactcgtctgaaatactttttccCTGTTACATGCTGGTATTTATTTGAACCCCACTGGCCCACTTGACTCTCGCTGTTCCCCCAGTGTCTGGACCGAGAACAGGGCCTGCTGTGGGCCAGGAAGACCAGGCTGCATTTATTCCTGCAAAGCGACTGCTACTTTGAATACAGGTGACAGACACTAGAGCTACAACACGGTTTCCATGAATGAAGGTCTGTGTGCGAGAAGGACAGGACTGGTTTAGTTTGCGGACATGACGATGGTGCCTTAATTTGGAAAAGGATCTGGTCTGTTATCAGCGGAGAATAATGAACTTGTAGAGAAGTCGTCTATAGCAGCATCCCtctgattttaaaatgaataatctgtCTTGTGatcattcttctttttttaaagactggCCAAGCGTCTCTCCCAGCTGGGTTATCTGGGCCGGTGGAAAGAGGGGGTGCTGAACCAAACTTCCAAGCAACGCTCCATGTCCCCAGATCAAAAGGTTTCCACAGATTATCTACCTGGATCTGATGAAGACTTGCCAGCTCCGCTCACATGTTGGCCTGGTTAAACGTTTCCCCTGATACATGCTTGTGTTTACTTATCACCCCAAAATTCGACTCGTTTCCCTTTAGGAAACATTGCTGTTTGAAGGACAGGAGGAATCTGGCTCCTTTCAGTGGAGCATAAATGGTGAGGCATCCAATTGTGTGCAGATCCCAGATCTTCTCCTCGTCCCTCAGAATGCCTGAGAGCAGAGAAATCTCAAGAAGCTTCGCGCTTGTACGCCACAGAGTCAGAGGAGCACAGCTCCGGCGCGGCGAGAGAGGTGGAAACGCAGGGGCCCGAGTCAGCGGGCGAGGCCCGGAACGCCCGGAACGCCCACAACCCCACGGATGGAGCACAGGGCAAGCGCCGAGGCGAGGGAGGAGAAAGGTCCGCTCAGCCCGGCCTCGACGACTTCAAGGGGTTTTTAAGTGGAACCCCCGGGGGGAAGGCGTTCAACCTGTGGATGGACATCGAGCGGCTGAAGGCTCTACAGAGCACCGAAAGTAAAAACAGGCGCGTCTCCCCAcgtctttttacattttatagtcCCTCTCTCGGGAATTCTGTGGTTTGAAGGTGTGTGCTCTCGCGCTCGAAGGCATTTATTTAAATCGAGGAGCCACCACCTGAAGAGCGGCGGCCGGGGAGCCCTGAACGCCGAGATCCTCTCCAGGCTGgacctggccacgcccacctgcTGGCGAGACGAGAAGCTGCGCCTCGTACAGCCCCGGCTGACGAAGGTCCTCCTGATGTACTGGTGAGGTGAAAGCGAGCAGAgtgcggggacggtaccttgatcgcGGGGACCTCAGTTCGGGATTTCCTTGTTGCTCTGGTTCTGTCCCCCAGGGGCCCGCGGTTCTTTGCGTCTCAGTCAGCTTGTGGGAAGAAGGTCCTTTCTCGCCTCCAGCTGCCCTGTTCCGGTGCTGACCCGTGGCCGCGGCCCGTCACAGAGCTTCCTCTGCGCCCCACCTCCCGCGTACCCAGAACCCCCACCTCATCCGAGAAACGGGTACGGAGAGGTTTTTTCCTTTACTATCTATTTGTTTTAGGCAGTATATCAACATGCACCTTTTTTCAAATACTGTTTTACCGTAACCATGCAATTTTTCCAAAGGAGCATCACTATGAACGCTGTAACAACCGCAATTCTGTAATAAATTGATGTACTAGTCGCACATCTGCGCTAtattgcacatctctgctcttttcaCACATTCCTGCACGTCTTGCACATGTTCgtcttgtttgaaatatccacCTTATCCACTTACACGCGTCCTACAGGATGTTGTCCAGctatgtcctgttcgacctgttcattgtacagtaAAGTTCTACTTCCCTGCTATAGagaaacatttacagtatttaaacTTTAGTACAGTTTAGTACACACTAAACTAACTGTTttgtatataatgtgtatatatttttcttttatgagtgcactatggggggggtctgtgtgaaacattatttcaatacacggtatactgacaacaaaccaatcttgaatatataatatataaggaATATACGTGGTGTAATTGTTTCTGTACTTTGTACACGGGTGTCACGAGTGGTTTTTGTTCCTTGTTGTTGGAGTTAAATCCGGCCCCTACTGACGGTTTGCTTCTCAGCCCGTTGCTGGCAGTGGCGGCCCGGTCCTGGGAGGCGGGCGTATGGAGAGGATGCTGCAGGCCCTGCACGTGGAGCCCAGGGCTGGCTTCTTCTTTCGCCGATTCTGTGAGCAGTCTGGCAACAAGGTACTGGACACAGGGCTTCACGAGAGCCGCACGTCTCGGTCAGCGTGTCAGGGACCGTCTCTCTCCGCTTGTGTCTCCCAGCTGTGGGAGAATGCCCTTCGCTTCTGGACAGATCTGCAGGACTATCACGAGCTCTTCTGCCAGAGAGGGCTGGACCCTTACCGTGCTGAGAGGACAGCCCAGGTAAAGCCCCTTCTCCCTGCTCTCCAGGACCGGCCTGAATTGGTCCATGATGTGGTCCCTGCTTCCCGCCTCCTGTTCCGTATCTTTCTCAAGTCGTCAACTTCAACTTTCCTCCCCCTTGGTCTCCGCCACACACGAATGTGGCCCAGAATACACACAATAAGGAGGATCTCTGGGGAGAAGAGGCAGGGGGCATCGTGAAGGGTTGTGGGGAGGAGAAGGAACGTTCTGGGCACGGCACCAGTCGCCGAGCTCTCCAAGAGACAAAGGCCGGCTCTAATAAATCAGCACGGAATACCGGAGAGACTCTGAGCAAATCGGGAACAACACGCAGGCTGAGCCTGGGAAAGGGGGccaggggagaggaggaggtgagagAGAGTCGGGGAACCGGCGGTCTGGCAAGTGGCATCGCCCCCCGGGGGAGGGCCAATCACGGCGGGCCATTTGATCACTGGCAGCGCATTCCACCGCTCATCAGCTCCAGCTGTGGCCCACGACAGGGTGCCCACCCTGCTGGCGGAGAAAGAAATTCCGGTGCTCCACCAAGGGTTCTGCCTTCCTGTCCGCGCAGCTTCTGAGACGCGTTAGTTGGACAGGAGAGGACGGGATGGGGCAGTGCTGGTTTGCGTGGGATACTTCAGGTTCCAGGCAGGGTCGACCTTGTTTTTGACGCATTCAGACAGATTTTATATAGATTTTACTTTTGACAGATTTCTGGAACAGAACGTTCCCCACAGCCCAGGTTCTCACTCCAACCAGGTTCAGACCAGAATGACGGTGTGGATTTGAATGAATTATTGTGTTGGAGTGGGATGCcatgcgcatgtgtgtgtgcatttgacaGGTCTTATACTCCTCATACCTGAGCAGCACTGCACAGAGGAGTATCGGCGTGGTTGAGGGGTGCAGGACGTACGTGCTCTCGCACCTGTCCCCTGCCTTTGAGGACCTGTTTGATTGGCCCGAGGAGCACGCACTAACTCTGCTACTGGAGCCATGGACTCTTCTGACCAATCAGGACAGAGGAGCGTTTGAAAGGGTATGAAGCACACCAGACaaaaagtgtgtgagtgcaGTGCGTGATGTATTCAACTCTGTCTGTAtggatgactgtgtgtgtaggtggacCTGTGGGAGGACACTCGACACATCAAGACCCCTCAGTACAAGAAACGTCTTGCCTTGCATGCTGAGCATGTGCAGAGAACAGAGAAGGTCTGTTTCTGCAGAAAGCAAAAATCTGTAATAGTGTTATGCTTCACCCAGCCAAGTAGACTGATATGCTCTTCATATACGAAGTCATATATTAAAGTTGACATACAGTAAGTCTATtaagttcattcatttgttgtagttttttttctgtccatgcATGTACTGTGCAGCTTCCTCACAGAAAGTTTGAAAAGGGACAATATAAGTATATAAAAcgcacatataaaaaaaaaattaattttgagatgacagcacatggtgacacaacgaaacgtgtcctctgcttttaagtggcacctcagtggcacatcaggattcaaaccggcaaccctctgattacggggccacttcctgaaccgctaggccaccactgttctCACATCTCTAGAATGACACCTGCAGATGGAATTAGAGCTCAGCGAACAGCAGGATAACCGGCTGTTAGTTTacatagaaataaaatgaagaaaatgagcagaaatctGTTTAGCTATTTACGCTCTTGTCTAGGACTTTTAGGACCTGGAATAGACACCAGAATACATgatccatcatcatcatcatcatcatcatcactagCCCACAAACAAAACTGAGGTCAACCctgaaaaaacaatttttttttctgcaacacGCAGCAAGTTGAAGAGTGCAGACTTCCTCCCACACAAGCAGAGGGCTCCAGAGAGCCAGACCTTTGGACACAAGTCCCTGAAGAGTTCAGAGGCTTCCGTCTCGGAACGCTGCTTCAGAACCGCTTAGAGCTTGAGCATTTCCTGGTCTTCCTGGAGCAGAACTTCACCAGGTATGCACCAGTAGCACCTGCTGTGCAGCTTTCTTTTCAATTTAATTTCACTGAAATGAAATCATTAACCAACACAGGACACTGAAAATTCCGTGATGTAATTCcatattgtattgtgtgtgtgtgtgtgtgtgtgtgtgtgtgtgaacgcagTACAGACCTGTTGTGTTGGCTGGATTTGGAGCAGCTGAGACGGACGTCCCACGGGGACCAGACGCTGCGAGCAGAGCGCGTTCGGAACGTCAGGAGTAAATACCTCAACAGGAAGTACTTCTTCGGCCCGACCAGCCCTGCCACCAAACTCCAGCAGGAGGAGGTCAGAGCTGCCAGCGCGTCCGGCCTCGGCTTTCTCTCGCCAAACATCTATTGACGCGGGTACAAAAACACAGACGCCACAAGCAGACATCAGACAGAAAGGATTTGTCTTCAATAAAATTCGTGGAAGCGGACAGACCGTTGCCCGTCAGTAGACAAAGCAAGGACAGATGTTGGAAAGACGTGGCATGTGCGCGTCTCACTCGGGGCCTGGACAGTTGAGATGTTGGCAGCCATGTTGACGCGCGCTCTGATGCCAACAATGCAAATGAACCCCAGCGGTGTGCTGCTTGTGGACCATCTGTCTGTAGTGGGACGTGCAGGCAGTGGCTGTTCTTTTGCAGGTTTTAAGCGGACGTGTGTGTGGACGtagtttgactgtgtgtgtgtgtgtgtgtgtgtgatacgcAGGTGGTGAGTCTGGCTGGCGGTTGGACCCAGCTGTCCCGCCAGGGCCTGTCCGGCGCTGCGCTGGCGGAGACGCAGGACTCGGTGAGGAATCGCATTGAGAGGAAATTGCTGCCcgccttcctctcctctccagagTTCGCAGAGCGGCGGAAGGTGACGGGATTTCATCTTTCTGCTAATTCACGGTTCCACCTCCCGTGTTAATTACGCTATCGAGTGTACGCGTGCCGCGATACTGATATCCCCGGCATGCTGAGAGGGGACGAGGGACGGGGGTGTTGTCTAACAGGCTCCCTTTGAGAGGACGGCTTAAGTGGCTTTTTGTTCAGCTACTGCTCACTTTGTGTCTCCTGTGTTCAGCCACAGGTCCAGGACGTGGCGGAAGACAATGTCGTGCTGAGGCGTCACAAGAAGCGTCCGGTGTGGAAGGTGAGGACAGATCGTCCTGCCGCTGGCTCATGGTGGCTCAATGTTGCAGAACCTGTCTACGTTTACGCATTTTCAGCAAGAACGTTTTACAGTCGGACGAGAGGTTGTGCTCCCGTGTTAGACTGCGTCCCTCTCTATCTCTGTCCCTGCAGCATGTAGATGGAGCGCTGATGGCATCATCCCAGGAGGTGCTGGCATTCCGGCAGGCCCTGCAGAACCCCGTTACTTGCCTGCAGTTTCGGCGCTTCGTGGCTCTGAAAGGGGACTCCCTAGAGAACAACGTGCTCTTCTGGCTGGAGGTCCAGAGGTACAAGGTGCGACTGGATTCATCACAGagtcagagctgctgctgctgctgctgctgctgctgctgttgcatgGGCCTGCATGCATTTCTTTCTAACTGGCCACACTGGAAGGAAAATAGCGatgtcctgtgtgtgttgtgcaggacCTCTGCCACTCGCACTGTGACGAGGCCACCGTTCAGCAGAAGATCAGCACCATCATCAGCTGCTTCATCGACTCATCTGTCCCCCCCGCTCTGCAGATAGACATCCCCCCTGAACAAGCACAGCAAATCCTGGAGAAGAGGTGGGAATTGGGGCCTTATGTCTTCAAAGAGGCTCAGGTGTGGATCTGACACTCGCTGGATCACTcaaatctgatttatttgtgtaaaaaaaaacacactcattcaatgtgttttctttattttcatgaccatttacgttggtagattctcactgaaggcatcaaaactatgaatgaacacatgtggagttatgtttgtgtccaaacttttggcctgtactatctatctatctatctatctatctatctatctatctatctatctatatatatatatatatatacacacacacacacacacacacacacacatgatagTGGGGATCAAAGGTGATgcaaggtgtgtatgtgtgtgtagataaCAGTGTTCACTGAGCTGTATAAGCTGTGGCCAGAGTTTCTGAGCTTCAGGAGCAGCATGAAAGAGAATCAGGTTCTGATGGTTCTGGAGAGAGAGCGGGTCCGGCTGAAGACGTGGGATCAGCagcagaggaaggaggaggaggagaaagaggaacAGAGGAGAACTGAGGTACTGAACAGAGCCAAGTATCAGGGTGATCATTTCTGTATATACACCTCACTGCTGTCTTTAGATGTTTTCTTgtcagaaatatgaaaatgaatgtgaagtggtgcacacaacaaaatgtgtcctctgtatttaaccatcatactgagtgagcagtgggcagccatgacaggtgcccagggagcagtgtgtggggacggtgctttgctcagtggcacctcaatggcaccttggcggatcgggattcgaaccggcaaccttctgattacaggctcACGGAATGTTACATtccgtgttgcacacagtcacctttaagTGACGCAAAAAAGGGTTAAGATGCTAGGAGAAGCtgtaaattaaagaaggcataaataagctgtttaaaggtgaaagtaagctgtaaagaagagaaagaagaagttTTGTTTCTAAAGCGAACTTATTCCCTCACGGTTACGTGCAGCCAGCGAGGTACGTTTAACTGCGTTTCAGTTTTATTGcgcatttgtcaattttagttgaaatgtttatttgttatatttacattgatcattctgtacatttatgtaatgacagtttgacggtggattttatggtggattggTGGAGAAGTGTGACGAAtgaataaatccatctgtgactgatgaaccgTGGTGTCGTGTCTCTGAATTACTCCGTGCCAAGGTTTCTGGGAAGTCGatacaaaatgaaattgttgttgctgttatttTGTCCAGGAGGCATTGCGGAGCCAGAGGGGCACTTTATCGGCTCTGTTTGAGGAAGATGGgtggggaggagaggagcaaaTTGATGCCCCTCATCTGGTGAGTTGCTCTACCTGCATTCACCTGTAAACGGTGGGAAGAAGTCGGTCAGTTCTGAAGAACTGGCATGTGCGTCCCTCAGCTGTCCTGGACCTACTCTAAGTATTTGGCGGCGCTGGAGCGGGAGGCACTGCTGGCACATCGGCAAGCACAGAAGAAACCTGCTGGAGAATCTGTCAGAACAGGAGCAggtccctctctctcacacctaCAAACATCTGTAGTCAGAATATCTGCAGGTTCAAGGAAGCCACATTTAAGATTTTCTAgggccactttcatcaaatgtAAGACCCTGCATTGGGGTTTTTCTCagcagacactgtgagggccagattctcttctaaaatacaataatttattgtatttaacCTTAAGTAATATATCATTATCTGATATATTAACTTTCCTTCCTAATCTCCATTATTTTTTAAGCCTTTGTCAACGTACTTTGGGAACATACTTTTCCCTCCTCATTAGGCCGTTCCTGATTTAGTAATATCCCACTCTGAGCCCCAAATCTGCTGATTTCAATCTCATACACAAAACACGTGTTAGAAATTCAACTaattatttagaggttaccCAGGAACAAAtgattgggtctgcagtataaGATATTTTAAGATCTTTAAACCCTGTATTAATGCCATTTAAggccttaataaaaaaaaaaaaacaagtttaagactttttaaggatcagCGGAACCCTGTTCGGGTTACAAAATGGTGAGTTGTAATTCAGTCACAGTGCTTTATTAATGCTAAATTCTACATTGTAATTCCTTAAATGTGGAAGCAACGCCATTCTGTTCTCCTCCTGCAGCCACCCTGCCTGTTCAGAGTCAGATTTCAGGGGTCAGAAGACGAGTGGCAAACAAATGCCACCAAGCAGTCCCACTTTCCAGAGCACAGCGGTCAGCTATGACTTCCGGGAGCTCACCCACGTTTGCAGCAGTGAGAGGCTGTCGACACGAGCAGATCTAACATGCCTTCATCACGAGAGAGGAACAATACTGCTGAACTGGTCCGTAAAGCAGGGAAATCCTAATATTCATCTCATGCCAAACCTGCTTATTATTCTGCTTGTATGCTGTTCTGCAATTTGCCATGTCACGATTATACAATCAATCtgataatcaataataaaagggtcatatttatacttttttcagCCTTAACTGAAGTcagttcaatattttattagaatAGTCTCTTCAGCCATTAATAAGGTATCGTTCATTaacattgtaaatgtatttagacAGTTTACAAAAGTTCTTCCAAAGCCGATTGTACAACAGGTcttaaaaacatatttgcaaTTGGAAAGAGTTGGcagacatatataaaaataagacCAGCAGCCATGCAAAaccaaatgcaaaataatatttcGTTTTACACctttataaaaatacaaagcaa
This genomic stretch from Denticeps clupeoides chromosome 5, fDenClu1.1, whole genome shotgun sequence harbors:
- the rgs22 gene encoding regulator of G-protein signaling 22 isoform X4 encodes the protein MATMKPPGPTHDMLGQVDTDLPEITSDNFDDHLFSDRLFAEFFNEFLRQPVSVVASSLVAAWMSLVAAWMSLRAPQRSPYPVLQAFPEAVRFDQETGAFEVVTGAEDTLQRQIRAATPGPHNSYTVEVRGRKRTGSPCPHCPQTPLTEGVTGSRHPPQTPGPHNSYTVECLDREQGLLWARKTRLHLFLQSDCYFEYRLAKRLSQLGYLGRWKEGVLNQTSKQRSMSPDQKETLLFEGQEESGSFQWSINESEEHSSGAAREVETQGPESAGEARNARNAHNPTDGAQGKRRGEGGERSAQPGLDDFKGFLSGTPGGKAFNLWMDIERLKALQSTESKNRHLFKSRSHHLKSGGRGALNAEILSRLDLATPTCWRDEKLRLVQPRLTKVLLMYWGPRFFASQSACGKKVLSRLQLPCSGADPWPRPVTELPLRPTSRVPRTPTSSEKRPVAGSGGPVLGGGRMERMLQALHVEPRAGFFFRRFCEQSGNKLWENALRFWTDLQDYHELFCQRGLDPYRAERTAQVLYSSYLSSTAQRSIGVVEGCRTYVLSHLSPAFEDLFDWPEEHALTLLLEPWTLLTNQDRGAFERVDLWEDTRHIKTPQYKKRLALHAEHVQRTEKQVEECRLPPTQAEGSREPDLWTQVPEEFRGFRLGTLLQNRLELEHFLVFLEQNFTSTDLLCWLDLEQLRRTSHGDQTLRAERVRNVRSKYLNRKYFFGPTSPATKLQQEEVVSLAGGWTQLSRQGLSGAALAETQDSVRNRIERKLLPAFLSSPEFAERRKPQVQDVAEDNVVLRRHKKRPVWKHVDGALMASSQEVLAFRQALQNPVTCLQFRRFVALKGDSLENNVLFWLEVQRYKDLCHSHCDEATVQQKISTIISCFIDSSVPPALQIDIPPEQAQQILEKRWELGPYVFKEAQITVFTELYKLWPEFLSFRSSMKENQVLMVLERERVRLKTWDQQQRKEEEEKEEQRRTEEALRSQRGTLSALFEEDGWGGEEQIDAPHLLSWTYSKYLAALEREALLAHRQAQKKPAGESVRTGAATLPVQSQISGVRRRVANKCHQAVPLSRAQRSAMTSGSSPTFAAVRGCRHEQI
- the rgs22 gene encoding regulator of G-protein signaling 22 isoform X1, with the translated sequence MATMKPPGPTHDMLGQVDTDLPEITSDNFDDHLFSDRLFAEFFNEFLRQPVSVVASSLVAAWMSLVAAWMSLRAPQRSPYPVLQAFPEAVRFDQETGAFEVVTGAEDTLQRQIRAATPGPHNSYTVEVRGRKRTGSPCPHCPQTPLTEGVTGSRHPPQTPGPHNSYTVECLDREQGLLWARKTRLHLFLQSDCYFEYRLAKRLSQLGYLGRWKEGVLNQTSKQRSMSPDQKETLLFEGQEESGSFQWSINESEEHSSGAAREVETQGPESAGEARNARNAHNPTDGAQGKRRGEGGERSAQPGLDDFKGFLSGTPGGKAFNLWMDIERLKALQSTESKNRHLFKSRSHHLKSGGRGALNAEILSRLDLATPTCWRDEKLRLVQPRLTKVLLMYWGPRFFASQSACGKKVLSRLQLPCSGADPWPRPVTELPLRPTSRVPRTPTSSEKRPVAGSGGPVLGGGRMERMLQALHVEPRAGFFFRRFCEQSGNKVLDTGLHESRTSRSACQGPSLSACVSQLWENALRFWTDLQDYHELFCQRGLDPYRAERTAQVLYSSYLSSTAQRSIGVVEGCRTYVLSHLSPAFEDLFDWPEEHALTLLLEPWTLLTNQDRGAFERVDLWEDTRHIKTPQYKKRLALHAEHVQRTEKQVEECRLPPTQAEGSREPDLWTQVPEEFRGFRLGTLLQNRLELEHFLVFLEQNFTSTDLLCWLDLEQLRRTSHGDQTLRAERVRNVRSKYLNRKYFFGPTSPATKLQQEEVVSLAGGWTQLSRQGLSGAALAETQDSVRNRIERKLLPAFLSSPEFAERRKPQVQDVAEDNVVLRRHKKRPVWKHVDGALMASSQEVLAFRQALQNPVTCLQFRRFVALKGDSLENNVLFWLEVQRYKDLCHSHCDEATVQQKISTIISCFIDSSVPPALQIDIPPEQAQQILEKRWELGPYVFKEAQITVFTELYKLWPEFLSFRSSMKENQVLMVLERERVRLKTWDQQQRKEEEEKEEQRRTEEALRSQRGTLSALFEEDGWGGEEQIDAPHLLSWTYSKYLAALEREALLAHRQAQKKPAGESVRTGAATLPVQSQISGVRRRVANKCHQAVPLSRAQRSAMTSGSSPTFAAVRGCRHEQI
- the rgs22 gene encoding regulator of G-protein signaling 22 isoform X6, whose protein sequence is MATMKPPGPTHDMLGQVDTDLPEITSDNFDDHLFSDRLFAEFFNEFLRQPVSVVASSLVAAWMSLVAAWMSLRAPQRSPYPVLQAFPEAVRFDQETGAFEVVTGAEDTLQRQIRAATPGPHNSYTVECLDREQGLLWARKTRLHLFLQSDCYFEYRLAKRLSQLGYLGRWKEGVLNQTSKQRSMSPDQKETLLFEGQEESGSFQWSINESEEHSSGAAREVETQGPESAGEARNARNAHNPTDGAQGKRRGEGGERSAQPGLDDFKGFLSGTPGGKAFNLWMDIERLKALQSTESKNRHLFKSRSHHLKSGGRGALNAEILSRLDLATPTCWRDEKLRLVQPRLTKVLLMYWGPRFFASQSACGKKVLSRLQLPCSGADPWPRPVTELPLRPTSRVPRTPTSSEKRPVAGSGGPVLGGGRMERMLQALHVEPRAGFFFRRFCEQSGNKVLDTGLHESRTSRSACQGPSLSACVSQLWENALRFWTDLQDYHELFCQRGLDPYRAERTAQVLYSSYLSSTAQRSIGVVEGCRTYVLSHLSPAFEDLFDWPEEHALTLLLEPWTLLTNQDRGAFERVDLWEDTRHIKTPQYKKRLALHAEHVQRTEKQVEECRLPPTQAEGSREPDLWTQVPEEFRGFRLGTLLQNRLELEHFLVFLEQNFTSTDLLCWLDLEQLRRTSHGDQTLRAERVRNVRSKYLNRKYFFGPTSPATKLQQEEVVSLAGGWTQLSRQGLSGAALAETQDSVRNRIERKLLPAFLSSPEFAERRKPQVQDVAEDNVVLRRHKKRPVWKHVDGALMASSQEVLAFRQALQNPVTCLQFRRFVALKGDSLENNVLFWLEVQRYKDLCHSHCDEATVQQKISTIISCFIDSSVPPALQIDIPPEQAQQILEKRWELGPYVFKEAQITVFTELYKLWPEFLSFRSSMKENQVLMVLERERVRLKTWDQQQRKEEEEKEEQRRTEEALRSQRGTLSALFEEDGWGGEEQIDAPHLLSWTYSKYLAALEREALLAHRQAQKKPAGESVRTGAATLPVQSQISGVRRRVANKCHQAVPLSRAQRSAMTSGSSPTFAAVRGCRHEQI
- the rgs22 gene encoding regulator of G-protein signaling 22 isoform X8 produces the protein MATMKPPGPTHDMLGQVDTDLPEITSDNFDDHLFSDRLFAEFFNEFLRQPAFPEAVRFDQETGAFEVVTGAEDTLQRQIRAATPGPHNSYTVEVRGRKRTGSPCPHCPQTPLTEGVTGSRHPPQTPGPHNSYTVECLDREQGLLWARKTRLHLFLQSDCYFEYRLAKRLSQLGYLGRWKEGVLNQTSKQRSMSPDQKETLLFEGQEESGSFQWSINESEEHSSGAAREVETQGPESAGEARNARNAHNPTDGAQGKRRGEGGERSAQPGLDDFKGFLSGTPGGKAFNLWMDIERLKALQSTESKNRHLFKSRSHHLKSGGRGALNAEILSRLDLATPTCWRDEKLRLVQPRLTKVLLMYWGPRFFASQSACGKKVLSRLQLPCSGADPWPRPVTELPLRPTSRVPRTPTSSEKRPVAGSGGPVLGGGRMERMLQALHVEPRAGFFFRRFCEQSGNKLWENALRFWTDLQDYHELFCQRGLDPYRAERTAQVLYSSYLSSTAQRSIGVVEGCRTYVLSHLSPAFEDLFDWPEEHALTLLLEPWTLLTNQDRGAFERVDLWEDTRHIKTPQYKKRLALHAEHVQRTEKQVEECRLPPTQAEGSREPDLWTQVPEEFRGFRLGTLLQNRLELEHFLVFLEQNFTSTDLLCWLDLEQLRRTSHGDQTLRAERVRNVRSKYLNRKYFFGPTSPATKLQQEEVVSLAGGWTQLSRQGLSGAALAETQDSVRNRIERKLLPAFLSSPEFAERRKPQVQDVAEDNVVLRRHKKRPVWKHVDGALMASSQEVLAFRQALQNPVTCLQFRRFVALKGDSLENNVLFWLEVQRYKDLCHSHCDEATVQQKISTIISCFIDSSVPPALQIDIPPEQAQQILEKRWELGPYVFKEAQITVFTELYKLWPEFLSFRSSMKENQVLMVLERERVRLKTWDQQQRKEEEEKEEQRRTEEALRSQRGTLSALFEEDGWGGEEQIDAPHLLSWTYSKYLAALEREALLAHRQAQKKPAGESVRTGAATLPVQSQISGVRRRVANKCHQAVPLSRAQRSAMTSGSSPTFAAVRGCRHEQI